Proteins from one Armatimonadota bacterium genomic window:
- a CDS encoding PIN domain-containing protein codes for MSIKIAFLDTMTLLHYQWIDQIDWPKVLGTEHVELVIAPVIFRELDKHKESHQKKRIKERAACATKKLLDLLRNGGTIRASVTIRFLRSEPSQEFQTDGLDFKWMDDRLLAHVLEYLAEQPGGDVVIVSHDSAVQAKALLRGIQVFDLPNELLLPVEPDESEKRIRELEQENRKLTDRIPKVDICFGNRMKHAEVRILSSSDMLQGEIDRQMHSAMQQFSKISSHSAMGILQPSLVRSHNSDMEQFHEEYRAYLNENLAFWHRIAPMDIIIRNSGNYPAHDVDIMLTMPDNVIAAYDVSSLPDLPDEPEPPRPRSMSDSLAMLASITPPEVYIVRAIRDLKNSSSQNVERPIIYKDGPIEVHYHVKRVKHNLDEPLGPLYLEFASVESASNFQIGCVITVGNVPSEIKAKLNVKIERVLSLPDRGDDQKE; via the coding sequence ATGTCCATCAAAATAGCATTTTTAGACACAATGACTCTATTGCACTACCAGTGGATCGACCAGATCGACTGGCCCAAGGTATTGGGTACCGAGCATGTCGAACTGGTGATAGCACCTGTCATATTCCGCGAACTTGATAAGCACAAAGAGAGCCACCAAAAGAAGCGAATCAAAGAACGTGCTGCCTGTGCCACGAAGAAGCTTCTGGATCTGCTCCGAAATGGCGGGACCATCCGCGCAAGCGTTACCATCAGGTTCCTACGTAGCGAACCGAGTCAAGAATTCCAGACAGATGGGCTGGATTTCAAATGGATGGATGACAGGTTGCTTGCTCACGTGTTGGAATACCTGGCGGAACAACCCGGCGGCGATGTTGTGATTGTTTCGCACGACTCAGCAGTGCAGGCGAAGGCATTGCTCCGTGGCATTCAGGTATTCGATCTTCCAAACGAATTATTGCTGCCAGTGGAGCCTGATGAATCAGAAAAGCGTATCCGGGAACTGGAGCAGGAGAATCGGAAGTTGACAGATCGCATCCCGAAGGTCGATATCTGCTTTGGCAATCGCATGAAGCACGCTGAAGTGCGGATTCTATCCAGCTCGGATATGCTTCAGGGCGAGATCGACAGGCAAATGCATTCAGCCATGCAGCAGTTCTCGAAGATATCAAGCCATTCAGCAATGGGGATTCTGCAGCCGAGCTTAGTTAGATCGCATAATTCCGATATGGAGCAGTTTCACGAAGAGTATAGAGCCTATTTGAATGAGAACCTGGCATTCTGGCACAGGATAGCGCCAATGGATATTATTATACGGAATAGTGGCAATTACCCTGCGCACGACGTGGATATAATGCTGACCATGCCGGACAACGTCATTGCAGCCTACGATGTATCTTCTCTTCCTGATTTGCCGGATGAACCAGAACCGCCTAGGCCCAGGAGCATGTCAGATTCCTTAGCCATGCTTGCCTCGATAACCCCACCGGAGGTGTATATTGTTAGGGCTATCCGCGACCTAAAGAACTCGAGTTCACAGAATGTTGAGCGTCCAATCATCTATAAAGATGGCCCGATAGAGGTCCACTACCATGTGAAGCGTGTGAAGCACAACCTTGACGAGCCACTGGGACCGTTATATTTGGAGTTTGCTTCTGTTGAGTCAGCGAGCAACTTCCAGATCGGATGTGTGATTACGGTGGGAAATGTGCCATCGGAGATCAAGGCCAAGCTCAACGTAAAGATTGAAAGGGTTCTGAGCCTACCGGATAGAGGGGATGATCAGAAGGAATGA